A stretch of Longimicrobium sp. DNA encodes these proteins:
- a CDS encoding SDR family oxidoreductase — MKTALVTGGAVRIGREISSALAGRGYRLVIHYNSSARPAEKLRDEIVAGGGEAAIIGADLSNDAEVRRLASEAVDAFGGIDLLVNNASVFPSERLEQTSEELWDHTLAVNLKAPFFLIRHLAPTLRERKGTVINLADLAGMQAWAAYAAHAVSKAGLIHLTKVAARNLAPDVRVNAIAPGTVLPPEHLTEAEIAELARRAPLQRNGSPQDVVRALLYLVEADFVTGETLVVDGGRLLRG; from the coding sequence ATGAAAACCGCACTCGTCACCGGCGGCGCAGTCCGCATCGGCCGCGAAATCTCTTCCGCGCTCGCCGGGCGCGGATACCGGCTCGTCATCCATTACAACTCGTCCGCGCGGCCCGCGGAGAAGCTGCGCGACGAGATCGTGGCGGGCGGTGGGGAGGCGGCCATCATCGGAGCGGACCTGTCGAACGATGCGGAGGTGCGGCGGCTGGCAAGCGAGGCCGTTGATGCGTTCGGCGGCATCGACCTGCTCGTCAACAACGCATCCGTGTTCCCGTCCGAGCGTCTGGAGCAGACCAGCGAAGAGCTCTGGGACCACACGCTCGCCGTCAACCTGAAGGCGCCCTTCTTCCTCATCCGGCACCTCGCGCCCACCCTTCGCGAACGGAAGGGCACCGTCATCAACCTCGCGGACCTCGCGGGGATGCAGGCGTGGGCCGCCTACGCCGCCCACGCGGTGTCGAAAGCGGGGCTCATTCACCTGACGAAGGTAGCCGCGCGAAACCTTGCGCCCGACGTTCGCGTAAACGCCATTGCGCCCGGCACCGTGCTGCCGCCGGAACACCTCACCGAGGCAGAGATCGCGGAGCTGGCGCGGCGCGCGCCGCTGCAGCGCAACGGATCGCCGCAAGACGTGGTGCGCGCATTGTTGTATCTTGTGGAGGCGGACTTCGTTACCGGCGAAACGCTGGTCGTCGACGGCGGGCGGCTGCTGCGCGGCTGA
- a CDS encoding PBP1A family penicillin-binding protein: MARKTTRPRAATRGGRSRLRTTVRVLLVVLAVGAAAGVGALAWLWPRCSGADCPSVVALRDYAPPQATRVYDGRGQLVAHLAPERRIVVPLERIPAHVSGAFLAVEDKRFYRHKGVDWRRAFGAMARNVRSLSWSQGFSTVTMQLARNVFPQHLKREKTLRRKLWEITLARKIEGEFSKDEILEMYLSQIYLSAGLYGVEAASQGYFGKSATKLTNAQAAMLAAIPRNPSFYDPRRNPDAVRSRRDLVLGMMASSGVISREEAQAAIAEPLGLAPPPEARGRAPYFVAAVRRELRERFGTDADQAGYRVYTSLDPALQSAAEQALVAQIRAVERGAHGRFRGASCGGGKPANPGACLQGMFVAMDPDNGNVLALVGGRDYALSQFDRATQARRQAGSAFKPIVYSAALAKGIPITEPLVGPGATDSTGGYYPADHISDSLTMDMRGALRTSSNRAAVVLGQKVGATRVVQAAHDMGITTEIKPYPSTFLGAASVIPIELVAAYAPFANGGAAVKPRLIQRVVDSNGRVVWEAKSAKRYVMSPGVAYLTTSLMRDVVDRGTGSGVRTAGLPYTIAAAGKTGTTNDAADVWFVGATPDVVAGVWLGFDRPARILANASGGGLAAPVWGKVMASYYQRHGAPTAWTPPSDLTSVQIDRSTGRLATGGCPGEQVATEYFLPGTEPTEQCPLHPDDFGGWFGRTMRGVGDWLGIGGDPKQALPPKPRARDPLSGTH, translated from the coding sequence ATGGCACGCAAGACCACCCGGCCCCGTGCCGCCACCCGCGGCGGACGCTCACGGCTGCGCACCACCGTTCGCGTCCTGCTGGTCGTGCTGGCCGTCGGCGCGGCGGCGGGCGTGGGCGCGCTGGCGTGGCTGTGGCCCCGCTGCTCGGGCGCGGACTGCCCATCGGTCGTGGCGCTGCGTGACTACGCGCCCCCGCAGGCCACGCGTGTGTACGACGGCCGTGGCCAGCTGGTGGCCCATCTTGCCCCCGAGCGCCGCATCGTGGTGCCGCTGGAGCGCATTCCCGCCCACGTGTCGGGCGCCTTCCTGGCCGTGGAAGACAAGCGTTTCTATCGCCACAAGGGCGTGGACTGGCGCCGTGCGTTCGGCGCCATGGCCCGTAACGTCCGCTCGCTCAGCTGGAGCCAGGGCTTCAGCACCGTCACCATGCAGCTGGCGCGGAACGTCTTTCCCCAGCACCTGAAGCGCGAAAAGACGCTGCGGCGCAAGCTGTGGGAGATCACTTTGGCGCGGAAGATCGAGGGCGAGTTCTCCAAGGACGAGATCCTGGAGATGTACCTGAGCCAGATCTACCTGAGCGCCGGTCTCTATGGGGTGGAAGCGGCGTCGCAGGGGTACTTCGGCAAGTCGGCGACGAAGCTGACCAACGCCCAGGCCGCCATGTTGGCCGCCATCCCGCGCAACCCGTCGTTCTACGATCCCCGCCGCAACCCCGACGCGGTGCGCAGCCGCCGCGACCTGGTGCTGGGGATGATGGCATCATCCGGCGTGATCTCGCGCGAAGAGGCGCAGGCCGCCATCGCCGAGCCGCTGGGCCTGGCCCCGCCGCCCGAGGCCCGCGGTCGTGCGCCGTACTTCGTCGCCGCGGTGCGCCGCGAGCTTCGCGAGCGCTTCGGCACCGACGCCGACCAGGCGGGCTACCGCGTGTACACCTCGCTCGACCCGGCCCTGCAGTCCGCCGCCGAGCAGGCGCTTGTCGCGCAGATCCGCGCGGTGGAGCGCGGAGCCCACGGCCGCTTCCGCGGTGCATCCTGCGGCGGGGGCAAGCCGGCCAACCCCGGCGCGTGCCTGCAGGGGATGTTCGTGGCGATGGACCCCGATAACGGCAACGTGCTGGCCCTGGTGGGCGGCCGCGACTACGCGCTCAGCCAGTTCGACCGCGCCACGCAGGCGCGCCGGCAGGCGGGTTCGGCCTTCAAGCCCATTGTGTACTCCGCGGCGCTGGCGAAGGGCATTCCCATCACCGAGCCGCTGGTGGGTCCGGGTGCCACGGATTCCACGGGCGGCTACTATCCCGCCGACCACATCTCCGACTCGCTCACGATGGACATGCGCGGGGCGCTGCGCACCTCGTCCAACCGCGCGGCGGTGGTCCTGGGGCAGAAGGTGGGCGCCACGCGCGTGGTGCAGGCCGCGCACGACATGGGCATCACGACGGAGATCAAGCCGTATCCGTCTACCTTCCTGGGCGCGGCCTCGGTGATCCCCATCGAGCTCGTGGCCGCCTATGCCCCGTTCGCCAACGGCGGCGCCGCGGTGAAGCCCCGGCTCATCCAGCGGGTGGTGGATTCCAATGGCCGCGTGGTGTGGGAGGCCAAGTCGGCCAAGCGCTACGTGATGTCGCCTGGGGTGGCCTACCTGACCACCTCGCTGATGCGCGACGTGGTGGACCGGGGCACGGGATCGGGCGTGCGGACGGCGGGGCTGCCGTACACCATCGCCGCCGCGGGGAAGACGGGAACGACGAACGATGCGGCGGACGTGTGGTTCGTGGGTGCCACTCCCGACGTGGTGGCGGGCGTGTGGCTGGGCTTCGACCGTCCCGCGCGCATCCTGGCCAACGCGTCGGGCGGCGGACTGGCGGCGCCGGTGTGGGGCAAGGTGATGGCGTCGTATTACCAGCGGCACGGCGCGCCCACCGCGTGGACGCCGCCCTCGGACCTTACGAGCGTGCAGATCGACCGCTCAACGGGCCGCCTGGCGACCGGCGGATGCCCCGGCGAGCAGGTGGCGACGGAGTACTTCCTTCCCGGCACCGAGCCGACGGAGCAATGCCCGCTGCACCCGGACGACTTCGGCGGCTGGTTCGGCCGCACGATGCGCGGCGTGGGCGACTGGCTGGGCATCGGCGGCGACCCCAAGCAGGCGCTCCCGCCCAAGCCCCGAGCCCGCGATCCGCTGTCCGGCACGCATTAG
- a CDS encoding helix-turn-helix transcriptional regulator, whose translation MFDLMPTRLRRSLEKLGRDISLARRKRGLTIAMMAERIGVARGTYLRVEKGDATVAIGTYAMALFVLGLGSPFEDVADARHDEHGLMLDAERVPKRVRVSRKVRAL comes from the coding sequence GTGTTCGACCTGATGCCGACGCGTCTGCGGCGTTCGCTGGAGAAGCTCGGACGGGATATCTCACTCGCGCGGCGCAAGCGCGGTCTCACCATCGCCATGATGGCCGAGCGCATCGGCGTGGCGAGGGGTACGTACCTGCGGGTGGAGAAGGGTGACGCGACGGTGGCGATCGGCACGTATGCGATGGCACTGTTCGTTCTCGGATTGGGATCGCCGTTCGAAGACGTCGCCGACGCACGGCACGACGAGCATGGGTTGATGCTCGACGCCGAGCGCGTTCCCAAGCGCGTTCGCGTTTCCCGGAAGGTCCGGGCGTTGTGA
- a CDS encoding type II toxin-antitoxin system HipA family toxin: MTRTIDVCLGDSGRLIGLLRYNQEGPRESASFEYHPEWLAAADRFSLEPGLRLVAGPQFHRKSKEGSVFHAAIADTEPDGWARRVILRDHAKRREQARRGGNDVPPIAGSLDFLLAVDDASRIGALRFRDEEGVFRRAPEPGGRGVPPLVELRDLLAATRAVETNTESAADLAYLRGRGTSLGGMRPKCTVVDDAGHLSIGKFPSVHDERAVTKGEVLAMQLAERAGIRAAHTRLVTSAGVPVALVRRFDRMDGGRIMYVSAATMLGVEPDDPSDHTYAEIADALRMYGAEPRADVEELWRRIAFSILITNVDDHLHNHGFLHVDRGKWRLAPAFDVNPFPDRQRELKTWITEETGPGATIEALLDSASYFQVGPSRAREILGEVERAVNSWREHGRALGMDAAELGEFAEAFEHPERGNARRAVSRA; encoded by the coding sequence GTGACGCGCACGATCGACGTGTGCCTGGGCGACTCTGGCCGCCTGATCGGGCTCCTGCGCTACAACCAGGAGGGGCCGCGGGAGAGTGCCTCGTTCGAGTACCATCCCGAGTGGCTGGCGGCTGCGGACCGCTTCAGCCTGGAGCCCGGGCTCCGGCTGGTCGCGGGTCCGCAGTTCCATCGCAAGTCGAAGGAGGGTTCCGTCTTCCACGCCGCCATCGCGGACACCGAACCAGATGGGTGGGCCCGCCGCGTCATCTTGCGCGACCACGCCAAGAGGCGGGAACAGGCCCGCCGCGGCGGGAACGACGTGCCCCCGATTGCGGGGTCGCTGGACTTTCTCCTGGCGGTCGACGATGCCAGCCGGATCGGCGCGCTCAGGTTTCGCGATGAAGAGGGCGTTTTCCGCCGGGCCCCGGAGCCGGGCGGGCGCGGGGTGCCGCCCCTGGTGGAGTTGCGGGATCTTTTGGCCGCGACACGCGCGGTAGAGACGAACACGGAGTCGGCCGCGGACCTCGCGTACCTGCGGGGCCGCGGAACGTCGTTGGGTGGCATGCGTCCGAAGTGCACCGTAGTCGACGATGCCGGCCACCTCTCCATCGGCAAGTTCCCGAGCGTGCACGACGAACGAGCGGTCACTAAAGGAGAGGTGCTGGCGATGCAGCTTGCCGAGCGCGCCGGCATCCGCGCCGCACACACGAGGCTGGTTACCAGCGCCGGAGTTCCCGTAGCGCTGGTTCGGCGCTTCGATCGCATGGATGGCGGCCGGATCATGTACGTCTCGGCGGCGACCATGCTGGGGGTTGAGCCTGACGATCCGAGCGACCACACCTATGCGGAGATCGCCGATGCTCTTCGAATGTACGGCGCCGAGCCGCGTGCAGACGTGGAAGAACTCTGGCGTCGGATCGCCTTTTCGATCTTGATCACCAACGTCGACGATCACCTGCACAACCATGGATTCCTCCACGTAGACCGCGGCAAGTGGCGCTTGGCACCCGCGTTCGACGTGAACCCGTTCCCGGACCGGCAGCGCGAGTTGAAGACGTGGATCACGGAAGAGACTGGCCCCGGCGCCACGATCGAAGCTCTACTGGACTCCGCTTCGTATTTTCAGGTCGGTCCAAGCCGCGCGAGAGAGATCCTCGGCGAGGTCGAGCGCGCGGTGAATAGTTGGCGGGAGCATGGAAGGGCATTG